A DNA window from Streptomyces canus contains the following coding sequences:
- a CDS encoding OB-fold nucleic acid binding domain-containing protein, which yields MSAVPRSDKPVGRFRRMLDRLSSSQEDLESEELREDAETAGCTRIGDCHDRQIVTVTGTLRTVTLRPRAGVPALEAELFDGSAALDVVWLGRRSIVGIEPGRKLIVSGRISMSRGRRVLFNPKYELRPVGRE from the coding sequence ATGAGTGCTGTTCCGCGTTCCGACAAGCCGGTGGGCCGGTTCCGGCGCATGCTCGACCGGCTCTCCTCGTCGCAGGAGGACCTGGAGTCCGAGGAGCTGCGGGAGGACGCCGAGACCGCCGGCTGCACTCGTATAGGCGACTGTCACGACCGCCAGATCGTGACCGTTACTGGTACCTTGCGCACGGTCACCCTGCGGCCGCGCGCGGGCGTCCCGGCCCTTGAAGCCGAGCTGTTCGACGGGTCCGCCGCCCTGGACGTGGTGTGGCTCGGCAGGCGCTCCATCGTCGGGATAGAGCCGGGGCGCAAGCTGATCGTGTCCGGGCGGATCTCGATGAGCCGGGGCCGCCGGGTGCTGTTCAATCCGAAATACGAACTCCGACCCGTGGGACGGGAGTAG
- a CDS encoding DUF3159 domain-containing protein translates to MTSLDKPTEDTQADDARAVTEAALFEAFGGVRGMVETVLPGLLFVTIFTINKDLHLSAIAALAVSLLLVVVRLVMRDTVKHAFSGVFGVAFGVVFAMMTGNAKNFYLPGMLYTLGLGLAYVITTLAGVPLMGLILGPVFKENLSWRTRNPGRKKAYSKASYAWGAILLAKCAILFPLYWWADTAQLGWVLVALKIPPFLLAVWLTWVFLAKAPAPIDVFAEMEAEEKAEEERKAAQAAERGDTEATAGRHRREA, encoded by the coding sequence GTGACGTCTCTCGACAAGCCGACCGAAGACACTCAGGCCGATGACGCACGGGCGGTGACCGAGGCGGCCCTGTTCGAGGCGTTCGGCGGCGTCCGGGGCATGGTCGAGACGGTTCTGCCGGGCCTGCTCTTCGTCACGATCTTCACGATCAACAAGGATCTGCACCTGTCGGCGATCGCCGCGCTGGCGGTGTCGCTGCTGCTGGTCGTGGTCCGTCTGGTGATGCGCGACACCGTCAAGCACGCTTTCAGCGGTGTCTTCGGCGTCGCCTTCGGTGTCGTCTTCGCGATGATGACGGGCAACGCCAAGAACTTCTATCTGCCGGGCATGCTGTACACGCTGGGCCTCGGCCTGGCGTACGTCATCACGACGCTCGCGGGCGTGCCGCTGATGGGGCTCATCCTCGGCCCGGTCTTCAAGGAGAACCTCTCCTGGCGGACCCGCAACCCGGGCCGCAAGAAGGCGTACTCCAAGGCCAGTTACGCCTGGGGCGCGATCCTGCTCGCCAAGTGCGCGATCCTCTTCCCGCTGTACTGGTGGGCCGACACCGCGCAGCTCGGCTGGGTCCTGGTCGCCCTCAAGATCCCGCCCTTCCTGCTGGCCGTCTGGCTGACCTGGGTCTTCCTCGCGAAGGCACCGGCTCCGATCGACGTGTTCGCGGAGATGGAGGCGGAGGAGAAGGCCGAGGAGGAGCGCAAGGCGGCGCAGGCCGCGGAGCGTGGGGACACGGAGGCCACGGCCGGGCGGCACCGGCGCGAGGCGTAG
- a CDS encoding sensor histidine kinase, giving the protein MGRGRLRIYLGAAPGVGKTYAMLSEAHRRVERGTDCAVGFVEHHGRPRTEVMLHGVEEVPRRELEYRDAVFTEMDVDAVLRRAPAVALVDELAHTNIPGSRNAKRWQDVEELLAAGIDVVSTVNIQHLESLGDVVEAITGVRQQETVPDEFVRRAEQIELVDMSPQALRRRMAHGNIYQPDKVDAALSNYFRPGNLTALRELALLWVADRVDEYLKQYRSEHRVSKIWGSRERIVVGLTGGPEGRTLIRRAARLAEKGAGGEVLAVCIARSDGLTSASPKELAVQRTLVEDLGGTFHHVVGDDIPAALLDFARGVNATQVVLGSSRRKTWQYVFGPGVGATVARESGPDLDVHIVTHDEVAKGRGLPVARGALLGRARILWGWLVGLAGPAFLTILLTTVDLGLANDMLLFLAVVVAAALLGGLFPALASAAVGSLLLNYFYTPPLHRWTIADPKNIVAIVIFVGVGISVASVVDLAARRTHQAARLRAESEILSFLAGNVLRGETRLEELLERVRETFGMESAALLERVSDVEPWTCAGRAGLGPTVERPEDADVDMPVGDHMALALTGRVLPAEDRRVLAAFAAQAAVALDRRRLQEEADRARALAEGNRIRTALLAAVSHDLRTPLAGIKAAVSSLRSDDVAWSEEDRAELLEGIEEGADRLDHLVGNLLDMSRLQTGTVTAIIREIDVDEVVPMALGGVPDGSVELDVPETLPMVAVDPGLLERAVANLVENAVKYSPSGNAVRVSASAIADRVEVRVVDRGPGVPDEAKERIFAPFQRYGDAPRGAGVGLGLAVARGFAEAMHGTLNAEDTPGGGLTMVLTLRAADAHAELLERPFAEAEAEAEAEAAEPERQAT; this is encoded by the coding sequence ATGGGACGCGGCAGGCTTCGGATCTATCTCGGTGCGGCACCGGGCGTCGGCAAGACGTACGCGATGCTGTCCGAGGCGCACCGCAGGGTCGAGCGGGGGACCGACTGTGCCGTGGGCTTCGTGGAGCATCACGGGCGGCCGCGCACCGAGGTGATGCTGCACGGCGTTGAAGAGGTCCCGCGCAGGGAGCTGGAGTACCGGGACGCCGTCTTCACCGAGATGGACGTCGACGCCGTCCTGCGCCGGGCCCCCGCCGTCGCCCTGGTGGACGAACTCGCCCACACCAATATTCCGGGCTCGCGCAACGCCAAGCGCTGGCAGGACGTCGAGGAACTGCTGGCGGCCGGGATCGACGTGGTCTCGACCGTGAACATCCAGCATCTGGAGTCGCTCGGCGACGTCGTCGAGGCGATCACCGGCGTGCGGCAGCAGGAGACGGTGCCCGACGAGTTCGTGCGGCGCGCCGAACAGATCGAGCTTGTCGATATGTCGCCACAGGCGCTGCGGCGGCGGATGGCACACGGCAACATCTACCAGCCGGACAAGGTCGACGCGGCCCTGTCGAACTACTTCCGGCCCGGCAACCTCACCGCCCTGCGGGAGCTCGCGCTGCTGTGGGTGGCCGACCGGGTCGACGAGTACCTCAAGCAGTACCGCAGCGAGCACCGGGTCTCGAAGATCTGGGGTTCCAGGGAACGGATCGTGGTCGGGCTGACCGGCGGACCGGAGGGCCGGACGCTGATCCGGCGGGCCGCGCGGCTGGCCGAGAAGGGCGCCGGCGGCGAGGTCCTCGCCGTCTGCATAGCCCGCAGCGACGGGCTGACCTCCGCCTCGCCCAAGGAACTCGCCGTCCAGAGGACCCTCGTCGAAGACCTTGGAGGAACCTTTCACCATGTCGTCGGCGACGACATACCGGCCGCGCTGCTCGACTTCGCGCGAGGCGTCAACGCCACCCAGGTCGTCCTCGGCTCCTCGCGCCGCAAGACCTGGCAGTACGTCTTCGGGCCCGGTGTCGGCGCGACCGTGGCCCGGGAGTCCGGGCCCGACCTGGACGTGCACATCGTCACCCACGACGAGGTCGCGAAGGGGCGTGGACTGCCCGTCGCGCGGGGCGCGCTGCTCGGGCGGGCCCGGATCCTGTGGGGCTGGCTGGTCGGCCTGGCGGGCCCGGCGTTCCTGACGATCCTCCTCACCACGGTCGACCTGGGCCTCGCCAACGACATGCTGCTGTTCCTGGCGGTCGTGGTGGCCGCGGCCCTGCTGGGCGGGTTGTTCCCGGCGCTCGCCTCGGCCGCGGTCGGCTCGCTGCTGCTGAACTACTTCTACACACCACCCCTGCACCGCTGGACCATCGCCGACCCGAAGAACATCGTCGCCATCGTGATCTTCGTGGGCGTCGGCATCTCGGTGGCCTCCGTGGTCGACCTCGCCGCCCGCCGCACCCACCAGGCCGCCCGGCTGCGCGCCGAGTCGGAGATCCTGTCCTTCCTCGCCGGGAACGTGCTGCGCGGCGAGACCCGTCTGGAGGAGCTCCTGGAACGCGTCCGGGAGACCTTCGGCATGGAGTCGGCGGCCCTGCTGGAACGGGTGAGCGACGTCGAGCCGTGGACCTGCGCGGGTCGGGCGGGACTCGGACCGACCGTGGAGCGGCCCGAGGACGCCGACGTCGACATGCCGGTGGGGGACCACATGGCGCTCGCGCTCACCGGCCGGGTGCTGCCCGCCGAGGACCGCCGGGTGCTGGCCGCCTTCGCCGCCCAGGCCGCCGTCGCCCTGGACCGTCGCAGACTCCAGGAGGAGGCCGACCGGGCCCGCGCGCTCGCCGAGGGCAATCGCATCCGTACGGCGCTCCTGGCCGCCGTATCGCATGATCTGCGGACGCCCCTGGCCGGCATCAAGGCGGCCGTCTCGTCGCTCAGGTCCGACGACGTGGCGTGGTCCGAGGAGGACCGGGCCGAGCTCCTGGAGGGCATCGAGGAGGGCGCCGACCGGCTCGACCATCTCGTGGGCAACCTGCTCGACATGTCCCGCCTCCAGACCGGCACGGTCACCGCGATCATCCGGGAGATCGACGTCGACGAGGTGGTGCCGATGGCCCTCGGCGGGGTGCCCGACGGAAGCGTGGAGCTGGACGTCCCGGAGACCCTGCCGATGGTCGCCGTCGATCCGGGGCTCCTGGAGCGGGCGGTGGCCAACCTGGTCGAGAACGCCGTCAAGTACAGCCCGTCCGGCAATGCCGTCCGGGTGTCCGCCAGCGCCATCGCCGACCGCGTCGAGGTACGGGTCGTCGACCGCGGCCCCGGAGTCCCGGACGAGGCCAAGGAGCGCATCTTCGCGCCCTTCCAGCGCTACGGCGACGCCCCGCGCGGTGCCGGGGTGGGACTCGGGCTCGCGGTGGCCCGGGGCTTCGCGGAGGCCATGCACGGCACCCTCAACGCCGAGGACACGCCCGGCGGAGGCCTCACCATGGTGCTGACGCTGCGCGCGGCGGACGCGCACGCGGAGCTTCTTGAAAGACCCTTCGCAGAAGCAGAAGCAGAAGCAGAAGCAGAAGCAGCAGAACCCGAAAGGCAGGCCACATGA
- a CDS encoding potassium channel family protein, with translation MHIVIMGCGRVGSALAQTLEQQGHTVAVIDQDPTAFRRLGSGFGGRRVTGVGFDQDTLREAGIEEAGAFAAVSSGDNSNIIAARVAREMFGIENVAARIYDPRRAEVYQRLGIPTVATVRWTADQMLRRLLPSGAEPLWRDPTGGVQLAEVHASTAWVGHKISKMQEETGVRVAFLTRLGEAILPTSQTVLQEGDLVHVMMRTDDIEKVEASFAEGPEEESGH, from the coding sequence GTGCACATCGTCATCATGGGCTGCGGAAGAGTGGGTTCCGCTCTCGCCCAGACCCTGGAGCAACAGGGGCACACGGTCGCCGTGATCGACCAGGACCCCACCGCCTTCCGACGACTGGGCTCCGGTTTCGGCGGTCGCCGTGTCACCGGGGTCGGCTTCGATCAGGACACCCTGCGCGAGGCGGGCATCGAGGAAGCCGGCGCCTTCGCCGCGGTCTCCAGCGGCGACAACTCCAACATCATCGCCGCGCGCGTGGCCCGCGAGATGTTCGGCATCGAGAACGTCGCGGCCCGGATCTACGACCCCCGGCGCGCCGAGGTCTACCAGCGCCTGGGTATCCCGACGGTGGCCACGGTCCGCTGGACCGCCGACCAGATGCTGCGTCGGCTGCTGCCGTCCGGCGCGGAGCCGCTGTGGCGTGATCCCACCGGCGGGGTCCAGCTGGCCGAGGTGCACGCCTCGACCGCCTGGGTCGGCCACAAGATCAGCAAGATGCAGGAGGAGACGGGCGTCCGCGTGGCGTTCCTGACCCGCCTCGGCGAGGCGATCCTGCCCACCTCGCAGACGGTGCTGCAGGAGGGCGACCTGGTGCACGTGATGATGCGCACGGACGACATCGAGAAGGTCGAGGCGTCCTTCGCCGAGGGCCCCGAAGAGGAGAGCGGTCACTGA
- a CDS encoding alginate lyase family protein, with product MRHSVRLVVVTAFALGVLARPADAAPATFVHPGVTVSQGQLDFARSKVSAGAQPWKGAFDAMLASKYADLNRTPKPRAVVECGSYSNPNYGCTDEREDAIAAYTDALAWYITRDERYAKKAIQLMDAWSAVITDHTNSNAPLQTGWAGSSWPRAAEIIKYTYTGSWANSGRFATMLRNVYLPEIINGSNSNGNWELSMMEAAVGISVFLEDKSSYDKAMAKFRTRAAAYVYLDSDGELPKTVPSQNLNTRDKIVNYWQGQSTFVTGLTQETCRDLTHTGYGISAISHVAETSRIQGQDLYGTDVGERLRQALGFQARYELGTAVPGWLCGGSLKLGLGPVTEVGYNALHNRLGMGMTNTQALTERNRPAGSNNLFVAWETLTHGDNPS from the coding sequence ATGCGTCATTCCGTACGGCTGGTGGTCGTCACCGCGTTCGCCCTGGGGGTCCTCGCAAGACCCGCCGACGCCGCCCCCGCCACTTTCGTCCATCCCGGAGTCACGGTCTCCCAAGGGCAGTTGGACTTCGCCCGCAGCAAGGTCAGCGCCGGCGCCCAGCCCTGGAAGGGTGCCTTCGACGCGATGCTGGCCAGCAAGTACGCCGATCTGAACCGCACGCCCAAGCCGCGGGCGGTCGTCGAGTGCGGGTCGTACTCGAACCCCAACTATGGCTGCACCGACGAGCGCGAGGACGCGATCGCCGCCTACACCGACGCCCTCGCCTGGTACATCACCCGGGACGAGCGGTATGCCAAGAAGGCCATCCAGCTCATGGACGCCTGGTCGGCTGTGATCACGGATCACACCAACAGCAACGCGCCCCTGCAGACCGGCTGGGCCGGCTCCTCGTGGCCCAGGGCGGCCGAGATCATCAAGTACACGTACACCGGGAGTTGGGCGAACTCCGGACGCTTCGCGACCATGCTCCGCAACGTCTATCTGCCGGAGATCATCAACGGCTCGAACTCCAACGGGAACTGGGAGCTGTCGATGATGGAGGCGGCCGTCGGCATCTCCGTCTTCCTCGAGGACAAGTCGTCGTACGACAAGGCCATGGCGAAGTTCCGCACCCGTGCCGCGGCCTACGTCTACCTGGACTCCGACGGCGAACTGCCGAAGACCGTGCCCAGCCAGAACCTGAACACCCGGGACAAGATCGTCAATTACTGGCAGGGGCAGTCCACCTTTGTCACCGGGCTCACTCAGGAGACCTGCCGGGACCTCACGCACACCGGGTACGGCATCTCCGCGATCTCGCACGTCGCCGAGACGAGCCGTATCCAGGGGCAGGACCTGTACGGCACGGATGTGGGCGAGCGGCTGCGGCAGGCGCTGGGATTCCAGGCCAGGTACGAGCTGGGGACCGCTGTGCCCGGCTGGCTGTGCGGCGGGTCGCTGAAACTCGGGCTCGGGCCGGTCACCGAAGTGGGGTACAACGCCCTGCACAACAGGCTTGGCATGGGCATGACTAATACGCAGGCGCTGACCGAGCGGAACCGCCCGGCCGGCAGCAACAACCTCTTCGTGGCCTGGGAGACTCTCACGCACGGGGACAACCCGAGCTGA
- a CDS encoding potassium channel family protein, which translates to MRVAIAGAGAVGRSIAGELLENGHEVLLVDKAPTAISVERVPQAEWLLADACEITSLDEAALQRCNVVIAATGDDKVNLVVSLLAKTEYGVPRVVARVNNPKNEWLFNESWGVDVAVSTPRLMSALVEEAVSVGDLVRLLRFSHGDANLVELTLPEESALAGTTVGDVEWPEDTSLVTIIRGTRVLTPSREDSLEAGDELLFVAAQAREEQLEDLLSVRREDATG; encoded by the coding sequence ATGAGGGTCGCCATTGCCGGTGCCGGTGCGGTCGGCCGCTCGATCGCGGGCGAACTGCTGGAGAACGGCCACGAGGTCCTTCTCGTCGACAAGGCGCCGACCGCCATCTCGGTCGAGCGCGTCCCGCAGGCGGAGTGGCTGCTCGCCGACGCCTGCGAGATCACCTCCCTGGACGAGGCCGCGCTCCAGCGCTGCAACGTGGTGATCGCCGCGACGGGCGACGACAAGGTCAATCTGGTCGTCTCCCTGCTGGCGAAGACGGAGTACGGCGTCCCGCGGGTCGTCGCCCGTGTGAACAACCCGAAGAACGAGTGGCTCTTCAACGAGTCCTGGGGCGTGGACGTCGCCGTCTCCACCCCGCGCCTGATGTCCGCCCTGGTCGAGGAGGCGGTGAGCGTCGGCGACCTGGTCCGCCTGCTCCGCTTCAGCCACGGCGACGCCAACCTGGTCGAGCTGACCCTGCCGGAGGAGTCGGCCCTGGCCGGCACGACGGTCGGCGACGTCGAGTGGCCCGAGGACACCTCCCTGGTCACCATCATCCGAGGCACCCGCGTCCTCACCCCGTCGCGGGAGGACTCCCTGGAGGCGGGCGACGAACTCCTCTTCGTGGCCGCCCAGGCCCGCGAGGAACAACTGGAGGACCTGCTGTCGGTGCGCCGCGAGGACGCGACGGGCTGA
- a CDS encoding response regulator, with product MTRVLVIEDEPQIVRALVINLKARKYEVDAAHDGATALRLAATRHPDVVVLDLGLPDMDGVEVIKELRGWTRVPILVLSARHSSDEKVGALDAGADDYVTKPFGMDELLARLRAAVRRAEPTGGGEEDVLVETDEFTVDLAAKKVRKHGRDVRLTPTEWHLLEVLVRNTGRLVGQKQLLQEVWGPSYGTEANYLRVYMAQLRRKLEADPSHPKHFVTEPGMGYRFER from the coding sequence ATGACCAGAGTGTTGGTCATCGAAGACGAGCCGCAGATCGTGCGCGCCCTCGTGATCAACCTCAAGGCGCGCAAGTACGAGGTCGACGCGGCGCACGACGGCGCCACCGCGCTCCGGCTCGCCGCCACCCGCCACCCCGACGTGGTCGTCCTCGACCTGGGCCTGCCCGACATGGACGGCGTCGAGGTGATCAAGGAGCTGCGCGGCTGGACCCGGGTGCCGATTCTCGTGCTGTCCGCCCGGCACTCCTCCGACGAGAAGGTCGGGGCGCTGGACGCGGGCGCCGACGACTACGTCACCAAGCCCTTCGGCATGGACGAGCTGCTGGCCCGCCTCCGGGCCGCCGTGCGCCGCGCGGAGCCCACCGGGGGCGGCGAGGAGGACGTCCTGGTGGAGACCGACGAGTTCACCGTCGACCTGGCCGCGAAGAAGGTCCGGAAGCACGGCCGAGACGTACGCCTCACTCCCACCGAGTGGCACCTGCTCGAGGTGCTGGTCCGCAACACCGGCCGGCTGGTCGGCCAGAAGCAGCTCCTGCAGGAGGTCTGGGGGCCGTCCTACGGGACGGAGGCGAACTACCTGCGGGTCTACATGGCCCAGCTGAGACGGAAGCTGGAGGCGGACCCCTCGCATCCCAAGCACTTCGTCACGGAGCCGGGTATGGGATATCGGTTCGAACGCTAG
- a CDS encoding ABC transporter ATP-binding protein, with protein MAQVVTETMVRVEDIHRSFGEGAAAVHALRGVSFEVPRGELVALKGRSGSGKTTLLNIVGGLDRPDRGRVELDGVDIAGLDEDGLLALRRDRIGFVFQSFGLIPILTAAENIGVPMRLRRVDARAREERVELLLALVGLAEHAKQRPGELSGGQQQRVAIARALANNPSLLVADEPTGQLDAETGHAVMQLLRAVVRSENVTALVATHDATLLDLADRVLELGDGQIVGR; from the coding sequence ATGGCTCAGGTCGTCACGGAGACCATGGTGCGGGTCGAGGACATCCACAGGTCGTTCGGCGAGGGGGCCGCGGCGGTGCACGCGCTGCGCGGGGTCTCCTTCGAGGTGCCGCGCGGTGAACTCGTCGCCCTCAAGGGCCGTTCGGGATCCGGGAAGACCACACTCCTCAACATCGTCGGCGGGCTCGACCGGCCCGACCGGGGACGGGTCGAGCTCGACGGGGTCGACATCGCCGGGCTCGACGAGGACGGGCTGCTGGCGCTGCGCCGGGACCGTATCGGCTTCGTGTTCCAGTCCTTCGGGCTCATACCGATCCTCACCGCCGCGGAGAACATCGGCGTCCCGATGCGACTGCGCCGGGTGGACGCACGCGCGCGTGAGGAGCGCGTCGAGCTGCTGCTGGCCCTGGTCGGCCTCGCGGAGCACGCGAAGCAGCGCCCCGGTGAGCTCTCCGGCGGCCAGCAGCAGCGCGTCGCCATCGCCCGCGCCCTCGCCAACAACCCCTCGCTCCTCGTCGCCGACGAGCCGACCGGCCAGCTGGACGCGGAGACCGGCCACGCGGTCATGCAGCTGCTGCGAGCCGTCGTACGCAGCGAGAACGTCACCGCGCTGGTCGCCACCCATGACGCGACCCTGTTGGACCTGGCGGACCGGGTGCTGGAGCTGGGGGACGGGCAGATCGTGGGGCGCTGA